In Desulfosoma sp., the sequence AGAAAAAATGCTCCTGCTTAGGGTTGATGGGTTTGGCCGAAAGGTTTCTGGTCCATTTCGCAGAATCTACTGACAAGACCGCCTGCCGATTAGCCTGGATTTGTCGATTCAAAAATGTTGCCTTGCCCCATAGACCGTTGATGCTTTCTTCCAATACACCCTGACGATAAAAGGGGTTGAAAAGTGAAGAAATCAATCGTGGTTCTGCTCGCAGCAATGTTTTGATTTGCGTCTCCGGCTTTGGCAGTCAATCGAGGAGAGGTGAAGGCACCTGGCGCGACAACCACTCCTTCTCATGGTCCCGCATCCAAATCCGGCGATGGCATTCCCGACGGAAGCGGTTTTGAGGTCCCTCTCGGAACGGCAAAGTAATCGGAATTTTAAAGAGACAATGATGCTTGTCAGTGGTCCCGCCGGGCGACAAAAGGCACCCGGCGCAGACTCTTCCCCAAAAAGCCTGATAGACTACAGAAAGTTTTCCACGGGCACGTACTCCAGGTCGAAGGCCTCGGCGACTCCGGGATGAGTGACCTTGCCGGCGATCTCGTTGGCGGCTGAAAGAAACCGGGCCGGGGGGCGCGAACCGTCCCCATAGCCTTCCGGGTGCCTCGGAACCGCTCAGTCGCAAGGGCGGCCTGACAGACCCCGAGATGCTACCAGTCGTAAAGGACCTCCCAGTGCTCCTGGAAGGAGGGGTCCAACTGGCTGTAGCGGTAGGTCATGGTTTTTCCCGTACCGGGGCCGTTACCGCTTCCTTCTTTCCAGTAGCGGATCAGGATCGCGGGAAGGATGCCGTGGGGCAGGATGCCGTGGGGCGTGGACGGCACAGCGGGGGCGGGAATCCACGTTTCGCGTTCCTCGATGATCTTCCACACGGTGCCGTAGCGCTTGCTCCGAACCCGTTCCCCCACCCGGGGAAGTTGCAGCTTTTCCCGCAGGGACTTGAAGGTGTACGGAAAATTTTCGCCGTAATCAAGGATCCGTTCGCCCAGGATCATGATGCCGATGGCGCCTAGCGGGGCGGTGAGCAGGATGGACAGGACCGCTACGGCGAGAATCAACTCGCCCGAAGCCACTCCGGCGGTGAGAGGAACCGCTCCGATGGCGGCCTGCACAGTGGCCTTCGGGATGTAGGCCACGACGCAAAAGAGCTTTTCCTTCCAGTTGAGAGGGGTTCCCATGAGCGACACCCAGGTTCCGATGCTCCGAAACACAAGGCCCACGGCGATCACGGCCATGCCGGCAAGCCCCGCCTTCCACGCCACATGGATGTTCACCTGGGCGCCCACTAGCACAAAAAGCAACAGTTCGGCGAAGACCCAGAGCTTCTTGAGCTTTTGCGAAATCAGATGGGCGATGGGTTCCGCCTTCTCCAGCATGATGAAGCCGATGGCCATGACACCGAGGAGGCTTGCCACAGGCACCCAACGTTCTACGGCGGTTTCGAGCCAGGTAAGAAAGATGGAGACGCCCAGGACGATCAGGGTGCGCTTGGGTGGGCGCCAGTCGTAGCGAGTGAAGAGCTTGTAGAGAAGATACCCGGGGACGACGCCCACCAGGATACCCAGTGTGATGGATATGGGAATCTCCGCCAGCTTGGCCCAAATGTTCACCTGTCCGCCGCCGTGCATGCCCATAAAGATCGTAAACAACACGATCACAAAGACGTCGTCGACCGAAGACGCTCCCAGAATGAGCGTGGGGACGCCCTTCTTGGAGCCGCGGCCCCGATCCATGAAGTCGATCATGAGTGGGACGACAACGGCCGGGGAAACCGCCGCCAGGATAGATCCGAGGATGGCCGCTTCCAGGGTGGTGATCCCCAGCCACTTAGGAGCCACCCAGATCACCCCGAGGATTTCGAACACGGCGGGCACGGCGCTCATGGTGAGCGCGGCCCATCCCACCCGGTTGAGCGTGTCCCGATGGAGTTCAAAGCCGGCTCGAAGCAGGATCACGATGAGCGCGATCTTTCGAAAATCCGCGGATACCTGCATCATTTCCGGGCGCATTAACCCCAACACGTAAGGGCCTGCCAGAATGCCCACAATGAGCATGCCCACCAATCCGGGAAGCTTCATCTTCCGGAAGAGGTGATCCGCCGCCAGACCAAGAATCACGATGAGAGCCAGACTAACCGCCATGTTGAATCCTCCGGCGAATAAATGTTGGGGACCTCCACACTTCTGTCTGGTTTTCCCTGGAGACCGGCGGTTCGTCCCAGGAAACGTTCAGCAAAAAAAAGACTTCCACCCTCCTGAGGTAGAAGTCATCAACCGGCGCCGGTGGTTCAAGCAGACTTC encodes:
- a CDS encoding cation:proton antiporter, with protein sequence MAVSLALIVILGLAADHLFRKMKLPGLVGMLIVGILAGPYVLGLMRPEMMQVSADFRKIALIVILLRAGFELHRDTLNRVGWAALTMSAVPAVFEILGVIWVAPKWLGITTLEAAILGSILAAVSPAVVVPLMIDFMDRGRGSKKGVPTLILGASSVDDVFVIVLFTIFMGMHGGGQVNIWAKLAEIPISITLGILVGVVPGYLLYKLFTRYDWRPPKRTLIVLGVSIFLTWLETAVERWVPVASLLGVMAIGFIMLEKAEPIAHLISQKLKKLWVFAELLLFVLVGAQVNIHVAWKAGLAGMAVIAVGLVFRSIGTWVSLMGTPLNWKEKLFCVVAYIPKATVQAAIGAVPLTAGVASGELILAVAVLSILLTAPLGAIGIMILGERILDYGENFPYTFKSLREKLQLPRVGERVRSKRYGTVWKIIEERETWIPAPAVPSTPHGILPHGILPAILIRYWKEGSGNGPGTGKTMTYRYSQLDPSFQEHWEVLYDW